In one window of Arachis ipaensis cultivar K30076 chromosome B06, Araip1.1, whole genome shotgun sequence DNA:
- the LOC110262430 gene encoding aberrant root formation protein 4-like: MQFFFVFSFFFSFLIIALCFTFSMGKETLICSTHMFTLEQAIKMVIMYAPEPEVRKKSFALLKVVLADIPNTQRFDILKALITNTGSSSMIAIFIDIFKREMHMEVCNITSVKESPDSNNETHLDMPFWTPSILELVESVLRPPRGGPPSLPDASDAVLSALNLYRFVLMTESIGKTNHTGVLSRSNLVKAYNEWLLPLCTLVSGIMTENKNDYD, encoded by the exons ATGcagttcttttttgttttttccttctttttctcttttttaatcATTGCTTTATGTTTTACTTTCTCAATGGGGAAAGAAACACTGATATGTTCTACTCACATGTTCACACTTGAACAGGCTATTAAAATGGTTATCATGTATGCCCCAGAGCCAGAAGTAAGAAAAAAATCCTTTGCTTTGCTGAAAGTA GTACTCGCTGATATTCCTAATACTCAAAGGTTTGACATTTTGAAAGCGTTGATTACAAATACAGGCTCATCCTCCATG ATTGCCATTTTCATCGATATTTTCAAGAGGGAAATGCACATGGAAGTTTGCAATATTACATCTGTAAAAGAATCCCCAGACTCTAATAATGAAACTCATCTCGATATGCCATTTTGGACTCCAAGTATTCTTGAGTTGGTGGAGTCGGTTCTAAGGCCCCCACGAGGTGGACCTCCTTCCCTCCCTGACGCGAGTGATGCG GTTTTGTCAGCTCTCAACCTATACAGATTTGTATTGATGACAGAATCTATAG GAAAGACAAACCACACTGGAGTATTGTCTAGGAGCAATTTAGTTAAGGCCTACAATGAATGGCTGCTTCCTTTGTGCACCTTGGTGAGTGGGATTATGACAGAGAACAAGAATGATTATGATTAG
- the LOC110262404 gene encoding aberrant root formation protein 4-like isoform X2, with amino-acid sequence MVLELSQISSYCGLTYMSLLTAFDVETVVGFVFGEDKDAHMSCLSHVKHGASLSVVWGLVSEEVAHATKESSVAIKDDLHNNQTKRWQAIGTLKHVKNGMESEEEAC; translated from the exons ATGGTGTTGGAACTGTCACAAATATCTTCATATTGTGGTTTAACATATATGAGTCTTTTAACTGCTTTCGATGTTGAGACTGTGGTTGGCTTTGTTtttggag AAGATAAAGATGCCCATATGAGTTGTTTGTCTCATGTCAAACATGGTGCTTCTCTTTCAG TGGTATGGGGGCTTGTCTCTGAGGAGGTTGCTCATGCCACTAAAGAGAGTTCGGTTGCTATCAAGGATGACCTTCACAATAACCAGACCAAACGATGGCAAGCAATAGGAACATTAAAACAT GTCAAAAATGGTATGGAAAGTGAAGAGGAAGCATGCTAG
- the LOC110262404 gene encoding aberrant root formation protein 4-like isoform X3: MVLELSQISSYCGLTYMSLLTAFDVETVVGFVFGEDKDAHMSCLSHVKHGASLSVVWGLVSEEVAHATKESSVAIKDDLHNNQTKRWQAIGTLKHFI; encoded by the exons ATGGTGTTGGAACTGTCACAAATATCTTCATATTGTGGTTTAACATATATGAGTCTTTTAACTGCTTTCGATGTTGAGACTGTGGTTGGCTTTGTTtttggag AAGATAAAGATGCCCATATGAGTTGTTTGTCTCATGTCAAACATGGTGCTTCTCTTTCAG TGGTATGGGGGCTTGTCTCTGAGGAGGTTGCTCATGCCACTAAAGAGAGTTCGGTTGCTATCAAGGATGACCTTCACAATAACCAGACCAAACGATGGCAAGCAATAGGAACATTAAAACAT TTCATATAG
- the LOC110262404 gene encoding aberrant root formation protein 4-like isoform X1, whose protein sequence is MVLELSQISSYCGLTYMSLLTAFDVETVVGFVFGEDKDAHMSCLSHVKHGASLSVVWGLVSEEVAHATKESSVAIKDDLHNNQTKRWQAIGTLKHVLSFVNSPWVLKKHDKRQFCSLSYANLGWFYQLFTHLFLEIVMFL, encoded by the exons ATGGTGTTGGAACTGTCACAAATATCTTCATATTGTGGTTTAACATATATGAGTCTTTTAACTGCTTTCGATGTTGAGACTGTGGTTGGCTTTGTTtttggag AAGATAAAGATGCCCATATGAGTTGTTTGTCTCATGTCAAACATGGTGCTTCTCTTTCAG TGGTATGGGGGCTTGTCTCTGAGGAGGTTGCTCATGCCACTAAAGAGAGTTCGGTTGCTATCAAGGATGACCTTCACAATAACCAGACCAAACGATGGCAAGCAATAGGAACATTAAAACATGTACTTTCTTTTGTAAATTCACCATGGGTGCTAAAGAAACATGATAAACgtcaattttgtagtttatcttatGCTAATTTAGGGTGGTTTTATCAACTATTCACACACTTATTCCTTGAAATTGTCATGTTTTTGTGA